The following are encoded together in the Phaseolus vulgaris cultivar G19833 chromosome 9, P. vulgaris v2.0, whole genome shotgun sequence genome:
- the LOC137822162 gene encoding secreted RxLR effector protein 161-like has translation MEKCSASVVPIQKEDKFSLMQCPNNELERKEMERIPYASVVGSLMYAQTCTRPDISFVVGMLGRRSNHLEVIGYSNSDYAGSVDTRKFTFGYLFLLVEGAISWKSAKQSVIVSSTMEAEFVACFEATVQGLWLRNFISGLGIVDSIAKLLKIYCDNIATVFFSKKR, from the exons ATGGAAAAATGCTCTGCAAGTGTCGTTCCAATTCAGAAAGAGGATAAGTTTAGTCTTATGCAATGTCCAAATAATGAGTTGGAACGCAAGGAAATGGAACGGATTCCTTATGCATCTGTTGTTGGCAGCTTgatgtatgctcaaacttgtacCAGACCAGATATCAGTTTTGTTGTTGGAATGTTGGGCAG GAGATCCAATCACCTTGAGGTGATAGGATATTCAAATTCAGATTATGCTGGAAGTGTGGATACAAGAAAATTTACATTTGGCTATTTGTTTCTTTTAGTTGAAGGAGCAATCTCATGGAAGAGTGCGAAGCAATCTGTCATTGTTTCATCCACTATGGAGGCTGAGTTTGTGGCATGTTTTGAGGCCACTGTTCAGGGATTATGGCTGCGAAACTTTATTTCAGGACTTGGAATTGTCGATAGTATTGCCAAACTgctgaaaatttattgtgataatatCGCAAcagtcttcttttctaaaaaacGATAA
- the LOC137822163 gene encoding uncharacterized protein, protein MTESIRSTIPKTDDAKKFLESVESMSQFDTADKSIAGTLMGTLTTMKFDGGRTMHEHLTEMKNIAARLKSMGLEVNENFLVQFIMNSLPPQYGPFQINYNTIKDKWNVTELQSLLIQEEARLKKQGNHFVNLVGKSGLRINQKRRIKGAIKDR, encoded by the coding sequence ATGACTGAAAGCATTAGGTCAACAATTCCTAAAACTGATGATGCTAAGAAATTTTTGGAATCTGTGGAAAGTATGTCTCAATTTGATACGGCTGATAAGTCAATTGCTGGGACATTAATGGGTACGTTAACTACCATGAAGTTTGATGGTGGTCGTACAATGCATGAGCACCTCACTGAAATGAAAAACATAGCAGCAAGATTGAAATCCATGGGATTGGAAGTGAATGAAAATTTCCTTGTACAATTCATCATGAATTCCTTGCCTCCTCAGTATGGTCCATTCCAAATAAATTACAACACTATTAAAGATAAATGGAATGTGACAGAATTGCAAAGTTTACTTATTCAAGAGGAAGCAAGACTCAAGAAGCAAGGAAATCActttgtcaatcttgtgggaaaGTCAGGATTAAGAATAAACCAGAAAAGAAGAATCAAAGGGGCAATAAAGGACCGTTAA
- the LOC137821341 gene encoding uncharacterized protein → MSSIVKEILASPIQMADQVSKMAEEAQNFRQECLEVKSKTEKLAGLLRQAARNSNDLYERPTRRIIDDTEQVLDKALVLITKCRANGLIKRLFTIIPATAFRKTSMQLENSVGDVQWLLRVSASADERDDEYLGLPPIAANEPILCLIWEQVAILLSGASLDDRSDAAASLVSLARDNDRYGKLIIEEGGVPPLLKLLKEGQMEGQENAARAIGLLGKDPESVEHIVNAGVCSVFAKILKDGHMKVQTVVAWAISELCANHPKCQDHFSQNNAIRLLVSHLAFETIQEHSKYAIANKHKSLHTLVLESNAQNVHDEDDDHKHIGINQLGATTGTQMQNVVSNTMAMKAIAQGNNATATAIGNPNSTATNAKKQQQSGAPHVSIAGTSIKGREFEDPLTKAEMKAMAARALWQLARGNLTVCRSITESRALLCFAVLLEKGPEDVQSYSAMALMEITAVSEQHSELRRSAFKPTSPAAKAVLEQLLKVIENEQIDLLIPCIRSVGNLARTFRATETRLIAPLVKLLDEREAHVCMEAAIALNKFACTDNYLHENHCNAIIDAGGAKHLIQLVYFGEQMVQMPSVTLLCYIALHVPKSETLAQEEVLIVLEWCTKQAHLVDDHNIEQLLPEAKSRLELYQSRGRGFR, encoded by the coding sequence ATGTCGAGCATCGTCAAGGAGATCCTGGCGAGCCCGATACAAATGGCGGACCAGGTATCCAAGATGGCGGAGGAGGCCCAGAATTTCCGACAGGAATGTCTCGAGGTCAAATCCAAAACGGAGAAACTCGCAGGGCTCCTCCGTCAGGCCGCGAGGAACAGCAACGACCTATACGAGCGTCCCACGCGCCGCATTATCGACGACACCGAACAAGTCTTGGACAAGGCCCTCGTACTAATCACCAAATGCCGCGCCAACGGTCTCATCAAAAGACTCTTCACCATCATCCCCGCCACCGCCTTTCGCAAGACCAGTATGCAGCTTGAGAATTCGGTCGGCGACGTCCAGTGGCTCCTACGCGTATCCGCGTCCGCCGACGAGCGTGACGACGAGTACCTCGGGCTCCCCCCCATCGCCGCCAACGAACCCATCCTCTGCCTAATATGGGAACAGGTCGCCATTCTCCTCTCTGGCGCCTCCTTGGATGATCGCTCCGACGCCGCCGCTTCCTTGGTTTCGCTCGCTCGCGACAATGACCGGTACGGGAAACTGATCATCGAAGAAGGTGGTGTGCCCCCGCTGTTGAAGCTTCTCAAGGAAGGACAAATGGAAGGGCAGGAGAACGCTGCCAGAGCCATTGGGCTTCTCGGGAAAGACCCTGAAAGCGTGGAACACATTGTGAATGCCGGTGTTTGTTCCGTGTTTGCCAAAATCCTGAAAGACGGTCACATGAAGGTTCAAACGGTGGTGGCCTGGGCTATTTCCGAACTCTGCGCCAATCATCCGAAATGCCAGGATCATTTCTCCCAGAACAATGCCATACGCTTGCTCGTTAGCCATCTCGCCTTCGAGACAATCCAAGAGCATAGCAAGTACGCTATTGCGAACAAGCACAAGTCCCTTCACACGTTAGTTTTGGAGAGTAATGCACAGAACGTGCATGACGAGGATGATGATCATAAGCACATTGGCATTAATCAGCTGGGGGCTACGACAGGCACTCAGATGCAAAACGTGGTCTCCAACACCATGGCCATGAAGGCCATTGCCCAAGGAAATAATGCCACTGCCACTGCCATTGGTAACCCCAACAGCACCGCTACAAACGCCAAAAAACAACAGCAGAGTGGGGCCCCGCACGTGTCAATCGCTGGGACGAGTATCAAGGGGAGGGAATTCGAAGACCCGTTGACAAAGGCAGAGATGAAGGCGATGGCAGCTAGAGCCTTATGGCAACTGGCGAGGGGGAACTTGACTGTGTGTAGGAGCATAACCGAGTCAAGGGCTCTTTTGTGTTTCGCGGTTTTGCTCGAAAAGGGTCCTGAAGACGTGCAATCTTATTCCGCAATGGCGTTGATGGAAATAACTGCCGTGTCGGAGCAACATTCAGAGCTGAGACGCTCTGCTTTCAAACCCACCTCCCCCGCTGCAAAGGCTGTTCTGGAGCAGCTTCTTAAAGTGATAGAAAATGAACAAATTGACCTGCTCATACCTTGCATCAGATCCGTTGGTAATTTGGCGAGAACTTTCAGAGCTACGGAAACAAGACTGATTGCGCCATTGGTGAAGCTCCTTGACGAAAGAGAAGCCCATGTATGCATGGAAGCGGCCATTGCGCTCAACAAGTTTGCTTGCACGGACAACTACCTCCACGAGAATCACTGCAACGCCATCATAGATGCTGGTGGCGCCAAGCACTTGATTCAACTGGTTTACTTTGGGGAGCAAATGGTTCAGATGCCTTCTGTCACTCTCCTTTGTTACATAGCGCTTCACGTTCCGAAGAGCGAGACGCTGGCGCAAGAAGAGGTTCTGATAGTTCTGGAGTGGTGCACGAAGCAGGCACATCTGGTGGATGATCACAACATTGAACAACTGCTACCAGAAGCCAAGAGTAGGCTCGAACTGTATCAATCAAGAGGAAGAGGATTCCGCTGA